The genomic interval CTGCGCCGCCTCCTCCTCCCCCTTCGGCCGCGCCGCCGCCCCTCCCGCCCACGGCTTCCGCGGCTCCGCCGCCGCCGCCTCCCGCCGCCTCGGCCGCGCCCCCGCCCCCCCCGCCTGTCGCGTCGGCCGCACCGCCGCCGCCCGCCGCCTCGGCTGCGCCCCCTCCGCCGCCCGTGCCCAGCGCCGGACCTCCGCCCCTCCCGAGCACGACCCCGAGCGGGAGCATGCGCGCGGCTCCGATGATCCGTCCCTCCGCGCCGCCCGCGCGGAAGAGCCTGCCCGCGATCTCCGTTCCCCCGAAGCCGGGGAGCACTCCGCCCGCCGCCGCCGAAGCGAAGCCCGAAAAGAAGAAAAAGGGCATCGATATGGACTGGGACGACGAGGATGAGGCGACCCACATCTTCGACAAGGACAAAAAAGAGGACGACGAGCCGGCGCCGACCGAGGTGACCGACAAGGGCCTCCCCGAGTCGTTCCCGAAGGCCGGTGGCGCGACCCTCGTCGGAATGAGCGCGCAGCTTCCTCCTCCGCCCCCGCCGCTCAAGTCGGCCCCGCCGGGTGGGCCGTCCGCCCCTCCGCCTCCTCCGCCTCCTGGCGGATCCATCCGCCCCGGGACGCCCCCGCCCCCGCCGGTCCAGACGCACACGGCCCCCATGCCGATGCCCGGACCGCCGAAGCCCCTCTCTGCGCCGCCGCCGAAGCCGCCGACCCCCTCGGCTGCCCCCGCCGCCGCCGGACCGTCGCAGCCTCCCGCCACGGCCCCTGCCTCGGTGCCCCCGAGCGCGCAAATGACCTCGCGGGCGATGGAGCAGACCGCGCTCGTCACCCGCGCGCAGCCCGAGCCGAACCGCACGGGCATGATCGTGGGCCTCGTCGCCGGCGTCGCGCTCGTGGCCGGTCTCGGCGTCTTCTTCCTGATGCCCCGCACGGGCGCCATGGCCGTCAACGTGACCGACGCGAAGGGCGGCGCCGTGAGCCGCGTCGCCGTGTTCATCGACGGCACGCAGCAGTCGTGCACGGTCGCGCCGTGCATCGTCGAGAAGCTCTCGGCGGGAGTGCACCAGGTCAAGGTCGAGGCCGACGGCTTCGAGCCGCCCGCTCCGAAGGCGGTCAACGTGAACTCGGGCCAGAGCAGCACCGTCGACTTCGCCCTCGTGGCGGGCGGCAAGGGCGGCACGGGTTTCAAGGTCGCCGGCAACCAGGCGGGCGTGAAGCTCTTCGTCGACGACAAAGAGATCGGGCAGATTCCTCAAGAAATCAGGGATCTTGCGCCCGGCGAGCACACCATCAAGCTCGCGGGCTCCGACAGGTACGCGCCCGTCGAGAAGAAGATCACGGTCACGAAGGGCGAGGTCCAAGACGTCGCGCTTCCGCTCAAGGTCGTGAAGGGCAAGGCGACGATCAACCTCGGGACGGAGGGCGCCACGGTGTTGCTCGTCTCGGGCTCGGACCGGCGAAAGTTCCCGTCCCTCCCCGTCTCGGTCGACCTCGATCCCGCGAAGCCGTGGGTGCTCGAAGCCACCAAGGCCGGCTTCACCGACTACCACCAGAGCATCACGTTCGAGGACGGCCAGGCCGAGAAGACCTTCACGGTCACGCTCGATCCGAAGGGCGCGGCCACGGCGCCCGCCGGCGGCACCCCCGTCACGTCGCCGGGAACCACCGCCCCGGAGAAGCCCGCAGCGCCGGAGAAGCCCGCAGCCCCCGCGGCCGCGGCCGGCGAGGCGTTCATCACGATCAACTCGACGCCCGTCTCGAACGTCGCGCTCGACGGAAAGCCCCTCGGACAGACCCCGAAGGTCAAGGTGCCTGTCACTCCGGGCGCCCACACGATCATGCTCATCAACACCGAAGAGGGCCTGAAAAAGAGCGTCTCGGTGACGGTCAAGGCGGGCGAGACGAAGCCCGTGATCGTGAAGCTCCGCGAGTAAGACCCGTGGTACGCTGAGGTTCTTGTCACACGCGCAAGAACCTCGCACGGTCCTCGTGGTCGACGACGAGCCCGGGCTTCGTGACATGTTGGGTATCCTGTTTCGCCGGGATGGCTACGAGGTCACGCTGGCGCCGGGCTTTCTCGCTGGGCGAGACGCGGTCGAGAACGCGCCGTCGCCGTACGGCATGGTGCTGGCCGACCTGATGATGCCCGACGGCTCCGGCCTCGATCTGGTGTCGGCCGCGCGCACCCGCTCCGACGCGACCGAGGTGATCGTCATGACGGCCCACTCGACGGTCGAGCAGGCCATCGAGGCGATGCGGCGCGGAGCGTACGACTTCATCGCGAAGCCGTTCTCGACGGCCGAGCTCCGCGCGCTCGTCCAAAAGGCGTTCGAGAAGCGCGCGATCGTGGCCGAAAACCACCGACTGCGAGCCCAGGTCGATAGGCTCGATCGGGCGCACGAGGGGCTCCTCGTGCGGTCCGAGCCGATGCGCAAGATCGTCGAGCTCGTGCACCGCATCGCGAGCACGAAGAGCACCGTGCTCATCACGGGCGAGAGCGGAACGGGCAAAGAGCGCGTCGCGCGGGCCCTCCACGACGCCTCGGACCGCGCGAAGAAGCCGTTCTCGGTCGTCAACTGCGGGGCGATCCCGGAGCAGCTCATCGAGAGCGAGCTCTTCGGCCACGAGCGCGGCGCGTTCACCGGCGCAACCTCGCGAAAACTCGGGATTTTTCGTGAGGCCGAGGGAGGCACCGTCCTGCTCGACGAGGTCGGGGAGCTGCCCCTCCAGATGCAGGTGAAGCTCCTCCGGGTGCTCCAGGAGCGCAAGGTGCGAGGGGTCGGCGAGTCGCAAGAGTCCCCGGTGGACGTGCGAGTGCTCGCCGCCACGAACCGGGACATCGAGGCCGACGTGCGGGGCGGCACGTTCCGGCAGGACCTCTACTACCGCCTGAACGTGCTCCGCCTCGAGGTCCCCGCGCTCCGCGAGCGGCGCGAGGACATCGCGTTCCTCGCGCACCACTTCTTGGACCGGTGCTCGCGTGAGCACGGCAAGACGCTCCGAGGGTTCTCTCCCGACGCGCTCCGCGCCCTCGACGCGTACGGGTTCCCGGGCAACGTGCGCGAGCTCGAGAACATCGTCGAGCGAGCCGTAGCCCTCTCCATGGGCAGCACCATCGGCCTCGGCGATCTGCCGCGCGAGGTGAGCGGCGCCGCCTCGGCTCCCACCCCTACCCTCGTCACGATCCCCGACGAGGGATGCAACATCGACGACGTGATCGGAGAGCTCGAACGCCGGCTCCTCGTGCAAGCGCTCGAGCGCACGGGCGGGGTGCGCACAGCGGCCGCGAAGCTCCTCGGCATCACCTTCCGCTCGTTCCGCTACCGCCTCGCGAAATACGCGATGGACGACGGCGACGAGCCTCAGAGCGAGTCGATCCCGGCCGCGGCGCCCATCTCGGACAAGGCGCCCTCCGGTTCGTGAGGCAGCCGAGGGCCCGCCGGCCCGCCGGCCCCGGCCGACCTCAGAACTGGAAGTAGATGAACGCGGTGCCCGGGCCGCGGAAATAGATGCAAAGCACAATCATCACGGCGAGGCCGACCGAGAGCGCGAACCTTCGCGCGTAGCTCGGCGGGACCTCGGGCTCGCTCCTCCGCGAGACCCGCACGGACACGGCCTCCACCACGACGCCGACGCCGAAGAACACGAGCGGCGCATAGCTCGGCAAGAGCGCGAGGTCACGGACGTTCGGGACCTCCGTCAGCATCGTGGAGAGGATCGCGACGGCCTTGGTCAGCGACGACGCGCGGAAGAACACCCACCCGAGCAGGGTGAGCAGGAACACGAAGGGCATCGCCACGACCCTGCCGACGACCGACGAGACCGCGCGCTCCGGCCACCGCGTCCAGCGCTCGACGGAGAGCCACAGCGCGTGCCACGCGCCCCACACGAGGAAGGTGAGCGATGCGCCGTGCCAGATGCCGGACGCGAGCATCGTGATCCAGAGGTTCCGCGTGGCGCTCCGGCGGTTGCCTCCGAGCGGCACGTAGACGTAGTCACGGAACCACGTCGAGAGCGAGATGTGCCACCGCTGCCAGAGCTCACGCATGCTGCGCGCGGTGTACGGGTGGTCGAAGTTCAGCGGGAACTCGTACCCCATGAGGCGCGCGAGCCCCCGCGCGATGTCCGAATAGCCCGAGAAGTCGAAGTAGATCTGAAACGCGAACATGAGGGTCGCGAGCCAATAGAGCATCGACCCCGCGCGCGCCCCGCCGTAGACCGACTCGACCGTGGCCGAGAGGTGATCGGCGACGACGACCTTCTTGAAGTACCCGACGACGACGAGGACGAGCGCGCTCGATCGCTCGGCGGGCGTCGGGTGGCGGTGCTCCTCGAGGGCCGGCAGCAGATCCGTCGCTCGCACGATGGGTCCCGCGACGAGCTGGGGGAACATCGAGACGAAGACGAGGAAGTGCAAGAAGCTCCGGGTGGGACGAAGCTTTCCCCGGTACACGTCGATCGTGTAGCTCATCGACTGGAACGTGTAGAAGCTGATGCCCGGCGGCAGCACACGCAGGAACGCGGGCAACGTGGCCACGAGCGTCGACCCGACACCGACCGAGTGGAGGGCGCGATCGGAGAGGCCGGCCAGGAAGGTCGCGTACTTGAACGCCACGAGCGTGCCGAGGTTCAGCGTGAGCGAGCTCACGAGCAGGAGCCTACGGTGCGCCGGGTACCTCTCCATCGCGAGAGCGAACGAGAAGTCGGCGGCGCACGTGGCGACGAGGACGAGCACGTATCGCGGGTCCCAAAACCCGTAAAACACCAATGAAAACGAGGCAATGACCACGTACCGAGCGCGGCGGTTCGCGCACACGAGCGGCCACACGGCGAAGAACACCGCGGTGAACACGAAGAAAGCGAGAGAGTTGAAGAGCACGTGGAGGAGCGCGGGGGACCAGAGGACGAGGCTCGGCGCTTTCGGGCCTTCGCGGGCCTACCCCTTCGGCGCGAGAGGTGGACCGAAGCCGAGGCGCGCGAGGGCGTTCTTGCGCACCGAAGGGATGCGGAACCGGTAGGTGAAGGCGTCGGCGAAGTAGTGGGCGAGCACGACGGCGTTCATCGCGAACATGGCGAGCGTGGCCAACCTCCCGGGCCGCGGAGAGAACGGCGCCGTCGTCATCCCGACGACGAGCAGCGGCGCGATGGCGACCAGCATGGCCGGGACCACGACCCTCGGCCCCACGGGGGTCTCCTCGCCCGGGAACGGGCGGAGCATGCGACGGGTGAGCAAGAAGTACTCGATGCCATGCATCCCCGAGGCGATCACGCTGCCCCATGGCGGCACGACGATCATCACGAGCACCGCGAGCGCGCTCGCGGCGACGTAGCGCGACTTGGCTTGGGCGTAGAAGGGCGCGTCCCCCGCGGCCGCGCGCACGGTCGCGACGGCGAAAAAGCCCCACGCCGCCGCCAACACGAACGTGACGGCGTACGGGAGCGGCGCCTCGAGGCCCGGGACCGCGCCGATGAACGGGAACACCTTGCCAGGTCCGGCGGCCACGAAGAGCCAGCGGACCATCACGAGGATCAGCGCGACCGGCACGTAGCGCTGCTGCATGGTGCGCTCGGACGGCGACGGTGGCGCGGGCGCCCTCATCGCGTAGAGCGACCAGATCCCCTTCGACTGGGAGAACGTGTGGTGCGACGCGAGCGTGATCACGAACGCGAGGAAGAGGTCCATGAGCGTCGGCGCGTAGCGATCGAGCGCGTAGTAACTCCCGAACGCGACGCCCCACGTGAGGCTCGCGCCGACGATGATCGTGCGCGCTTGCCCAGGCGCCGCATGCAAGAGGTCACGGCGCGCCCCCAGAAGGAGAAACGTGAGGATCACATGGGTCGTGTTGCCGAGCACGAACTGGCTCCCCCACGCGGCGTACGCGCGCGGGAGGCCACCGGAAAGGCTTAGCCCCGACGCGACGAACGCCACGAGGGCCACGAGGTAGGGCACGACGAGGAGGGCCGCGTCGAGCTCGCGGGAGAAGAGCCACGGGGCAGACGCCTCGGGGGCGTGCCGGCGCTCGATCGCGTCCGGGGTCGCGTCGGCCGTCATGGCGAGCACCTCGTGTTTCGTGCTACCGCTCGAGAGCCGTGGATGCGCCGATCCTCCGCACGCTCCTCCTCGCCGTACCGCTCGTCCTCGCGGCTGGCGCGCTGAGGCCCCACCCCGAGGCCGAGACGGTTCACGCGGGGGTGCACCCGAAGCGATTTTGGGCTGAAAAAGCCAGGATCCGTGGGTCCGTGCATGTTGCCCTCGTGGGGGACTCTCGTGTCTACCACGGCCTCGCGCCGTCGGAGATGGGCGCCGTGCTCCGCGAGGCGGGCTGGGGCGACCCGAACGTCGTCAACCTGGGGTTCTCGGGTGTGTGCCTGTGTGGCCCGTATCTCCCCTACGTCGATCGGGCGCTCGACCCGCGGGCGGAGCGCCGGGTGATCGTGCTCGGCGTCACGCCCCACGCGCTCACGCCTCACGCGCAGCAAGACAATGGGTACCTCGCCGAGTCGCGGCGAACCCGCAGCGAGGTGCTCGAGCGCATCGTGCTCGCGCCAGCCCTCGACTACCTCGAGCCCATGCCGCTCGATCCCTTCTTCGGCGGAGGGCGCCGCGCCCGACCGGCCGACTCGCACTACCGAGAGACCTTCTTCGCCGACGGTTGGGTAGGAGCGACACTCACCCCGGCGCAGCCGGATTTCGCGCTCACGGAATACCGCAACGTGTTCGCGTCGACGAAGGTCGACCCGAGCCTCGTGAACGAGCTCGTGGAGCGGGTGACGCAGTGGACCCGAACCGGGGTTCGCGTCGTCGCCTTTCGCCCTCCCGTAGCCCCAGCGCTCCTCGAGCTCGAGGATCGCATCTCGGGCTTCGACGAAGCGGCGCTTCGGGCTCGGCTCACGGGCGCCGGCGCGCGGGTACTGGCGCTCGAGGGCAGCTACGTGACGTACGACGGAAGCCATCTCGAGGAGGCGAGCGCGAGAGCGCTGTCGCTACATATCGCGACTCGGCTCACGCGTTGAACGGGGCGAGAGCCACGTCCCAAAAGCACTTCGCTCGGCGAGCCGGGCGGTCAGTCGCCTTCGTTCTCGACCCAAATTTCGTTGGTGAACGAGCTACCCGCGAGGCGGCAGAAGGTGCCGTCGCCGTTCTCGTCGACCTCGGCCACGGTGACGAACCAATCGTTGACCGTGGGCGCGGGCCAGATCACGTTCTGACCCTGAATATTGAGCGCGGGGGGTGCCGCGCCCGCAGCCCCGGCGACCGAGGCATACCGAAACAGAACCGGTCCATCCGACTGGACGGGGAGCACGGACCAGTTCAGACAGCCCGGGTTCCACGCGAACTTCTGAGAGAGGCCGGCGCCGGTCGGGCAGAAGTTGGCAGCGCCCGTGATGCCAGGCGACGGGCTCGCGTACGAGCCTGTCTCGGCACGCCGCTGCTCCTGCGCGATCTTGATCGCGCCGATCATCTGCCGCGCTTCGGCGGAGTGCGACGTTCGAATGATGCGCCGATACCCGGCGACGCCAAGGAGCGCGAGCACCGCGACGATGGCCACCACGATCATGAGCTCGATGAGGGTGAACCCTCGTGAGTACCGACGGCTTCGAATCATCGCTCCTCCGGTGAGCAAGGGGCCGTGACGATTCACGGCCCCTCTCCCAAAGATTACTCTTCCGGGTTCTCTTGCACGATCTGCGTGAACGGAACCGGCGTGTTTTGCGCCGAGAGGCCACCACCGGTCACGAAGCGCGAGAGCGTGCCGTCGCCGTCGAGGTCACCCTCGGCCTCGGCGAGCCACGACGCACCGCCGGGCAAACCCGCCGGAGAACCCATCGTCGGCGCCGCACCCTTGGTGTACTGGTAGCGGTAGTACTGCGGCTCGCCCATCTCGTGCTTGAGGCAGCGCCAGCCGGTCACGTTGTCGTTCGTGCCCGCGACGAGCGCGAGGTAGTCGCCACCCGGGTTGGGGGTGTACTTCTTGTTCTTCACGTCGGCAGCGTTCGCGGGGACCGCGTTCGAGGTGCCACAGAAGGCGTGGATGTTGCTGCCGCCGGGGCCGCCCGCCGTCTGGAGCTGCGGGGTGGCCATCTCGCGCTCGTACGCCTGCATCGAGAGCTTGTTGACCTGGCCGATGGTGTTGGTGGCCTCGGCCGTCTTCGACGTCGCGAGGAACTTGCTCACGCCGAAGATGGCGAGGAGCGCGAGGATCGCCACGATGGCGACCACGATCATGAGCTCGATGAGCGTAAAACCGCCCGCTCGCTTCTTGCGGAGGAAACTCTTCATGGTCTTTCCCTTTCGGTGATGGAGCCTAATGCACGGGCCGGTCCATGTGAATTTTCCGGCTTTTTCGGGCTGTCCCAGCCGCAAGTGACGTTTTTCGACACCCCGAGCCCCATGGACCGACGGGATTGGTCAACGCCCCCCGACGGGCGTGGGGGCTTGACGCACGAAGCGCCCTAGATCGGCCTGGGCCGCGGGGAGCGCGGGAGAGCCGACGCGCGTGAGGCAGGCCACGCGCTCCTCGAGGGCCTTCTGCTCCCACGGGAAGCCGCGGGGATCTCCCGACACGGCCGCACATGTCGCGTTCTGGGCGCGCGACGAGAGCCAGATCGCGACGCGATGGCGCGCCATGTCTTCCATGTGGAGGACGAACGGCGTCTCGAGCGCGGCGAGCAGCGGATCGGCCGCCCAAGTCGACCGCCCCACGATCTCACGCGCCAGCGCGAGCGCTTGGAGCAAGGCGCGCTTGTCGACCCACACCGACGCGCGGGCGAGGCCGAAGCCCTCGACGAGGAGCGCCACGGCGGACTTGTCGTCTCCGGTGCGCGCGACACGCTCGGCCAAAAGGAGCTTCGCCGTGCCGGGATCGAGAGGGCCCACGGCGACCTCGACCACCTTGGCGTCGAGGGAGCTGCGGGCCGCGGCGCGCGCGAGCTCCAGGGTCTCGAAGTAGGTCGGCTCGGGGACTTTTGCCTGCTGGAAGGCGCGGACCACCTCGAGCCCCGGGCCCCCGAGGAAGCCGGCGTACGCCTTACGGAGGCCCTGCTCTTCGTCGGCGCGCGACGGGTCCAAAGGGCGCGGGAACGGCGCGGGGACGTCGTTCATCATGCGAAAGAGCACCCACGACGCGTCGACCCGGTCCCAGCGCACCTTCGCCGAGACCGCCGGGCGATCGGTGCCGAGCGCGCGGGACAAGCGGATGGTCTCGTCGGCGAGGGTCCCCTGCTCTCCCACGGTGCGCGCGTACGAGAACTCGAGGCGGTTCAGGTCGTCCTTGTTGACGAACCCGACGTGGTTGTCGACGAGGCGCTTCGCGAAGTCGTCCGTCGCGACGAAGTGCGAGAGCACCACCTCGGGCGAGGCGCCGCCCCACACGTATTTCACCGCGGTCTTGTAGGGTTCTTGGGCGAGCCGGTCGGTCATCGCGGCGACGTCGATCGACGCGACGGGCGACGAGCGGGCGAGGACCAAGAAGTCCCCCGGCATGGTCTCCCACAGCTCGACGCTCCCGAACACCGAGCGCACCGTGGTGAGCACCGTGTGGAGCGCGTCGGCGTCGACCTCGTAGCCCTGCATCCACTGGATGAAGATGCCCTGCTCGCCGAGGGCCGTCTTGGCGGCGCGGTAGTACTCCTGCGTGTAGAGGCTCGAGACCCCCGCGCGGTACGGGTTCGAGGGCTCCGAGAAGACGATGTCGTACCGCTCTCGCGACGTGAGGAGCACCTCGCGCGCGTCGCCCAGGATCACGTGGACCTTCGGGTTCTCGAGCACCTTCTCGTTGATGGGGGAACACTCGCGGGCGACCTCGATGACCGCGGGCTCGAGCTCCACGGCGTCCACGCGTTCCATCCCGGCCACCTTCCCGAGCCACCCCGCGGTGCTGCCGGTGCCGAGGCCGACGACGAGCGCCCGCTTCGGCGACGGGTGCAAGAGCGAGCCGAGGAGCCCGCTCATGATCTGCGTCGGCGCGTCTCCTATCGAATTGCCGTCGGTCTTGCCGTTGACGATGAAGCTCGTCCCGAACTTGCGCCCCGCCGCCACGGTGCTCTCGAGGCCGTCGCGCTCCCACAAAATGCTGCTCCGAGCGTCGTGGCGGAAGCGCTCGACTTCGTTCGCCGACGGGTTCGCGGCGAGCGGGTCCATGCGCCCGGCGCCGATCGGAGAGTGCCTCCAGGCCGGCGTTGGGCCCTCGGCAAAGAACGTCGCGAAGGCGAGCAACGAGGTCGCGAGACCGCCGACGTAGACCGGTCCGCGGCGCTCTTCGTGGCGCGCCGAGAGGAAGAGCGAGACCATGCCGAAGCCCGCGAGCAGCGCGACGACGAGCTTCCAGCATCCGGGCGCCGTGAGCGCGGGCATGAGCCCGAACCCGCCCGACAGCGAGCCGACGATGGCGCCCACGGTGTTCGCCAAATAAGCGACACCAATATGCTTTCCGAGATCTTTCCCTCCCCGTCCGAACAGGCCGATGACGAGCGGGAACTGCGCGCCCGAGACGACCGCGGCCGGAAAAATGACGACGAGGCAGACGAGCGCCCACGAGGCGATGCTCCCGCCGAACCCGAGGACACGAAGCGGGCGCAGACCGAGCGCGAGGAGCGCGATGCGATCGCCTGCCGCGTACGGGATCGCGATGAGCAGCGCCTCGAGACCGCACGTGAGCGCGAAACCTCGGAGCGTGGGGACCGTCTTCCCGAAGCCGTAGATCGCCCCTCCGACGCCGATGCCGAGCAGCGCGACCGCCAGGATGAGCCCGAACGTGTACGACGAGCCGCCGAGGAGCGGGGCCAACATGCGGTACCACACGAGCTCCATCAGGAGGAACGCGAAGCCGACGACGCCCGCCGCCGCGACAGGGAACCAAGCGAGCGACGCGGGGAGCACCTCCTGCGAGGGCTCGTCCTTCGCCGTCGTCGCGGGGCGCGCGGACGAGGGAGGTGTTTTTTCCGGCGAGACGCCGCTCTCGCCCGAGTCCTTCGCGGGAGCCTCGGCCTCGAGCTCGGCCGCTGGCTCGGGCTCGGGCGCTGCGGCCTCGGCGGCTTCGGGCACCACCGTGCGCGCGGGGGCGGCCTCGCGGACGGGCTCGGCGACCGGGTCGCGGGAGAGCATGCGCCCGACCAGCCCGACGAGGACGTTGAGGAGGCACGTCATCCAGAGCGACAGGCGCGTGCCGAAGACCTCCAGCATGACGAAGTTGGCGGCGAGCGCGCCGACGACCGCGCCGAGCGTGTTGATGCCGTAGAGGGCCGACATCGACCGGCGACCCGGATCGCCTTCGTGCGAGACGGCCCGCGCGGCCGCCGGCATCGTGCCGCCCATGAGCGTCGTCGGCACGATGAGCACGAGCGCGCCGAGCACGAGGCGCGCGACGGTCGCGCCCGCCATCCCCAAGGTCGACTGCCCCCCGAGCGCGAGGTAGAGCGTACGAGCGAGCCAGACGAGGAGCGGTGTCACGGCCGCGGCGACAGCGACGGCGATCTCGAGGTTGGCGTAAAAAAGAAGTGGATTGGGTACCTTGTCAGCGCGCTTGCCGAGGAGGATCCCGCCGAGGCCGAGGCCTCCCATGAAGACGCCGAGCACGGCCGCCGATGCCGCGGTGCTCGCTCCGAAGACCAGCCGAAGCTCACGGAGCCACGCGACCTGGTAGACGAGGGCCGAGGCACCGGAGAAAAAAAGGAGCGGGCCCACCCGGGAAAGACGAAAGCGCACGGGGGCATAAGACCCGTATGCGAAATCGCTCGCAAGTAGGATAACGTGGAGGGCGCGTGAGTCTTCGCCCCCTCGAACCCTGCGCCCGCCCGGCCCCCCCCTCCGCGGGCCGGCCCCCTTCCCGTCGACGGTCGCGCGCCGTCACGCTCGTCGACGTGATGAACCTCGTGGTCGTCGCGGCGGGCGTGAGCGCCATCGGCATGTACGGGACCGCGCGCTACATTCGTTACACCCGCACGACCGAGGCCGTGGCCGAGGTGAACGCGCTCGGCAAGGCGGCCGCCGAGTACTACGACAAGTCCGACGCCAACCAGCCCGCAGGCGCGACCGTCGAGGCGAAGCGCGCGATGCGGCACTTCCCGCCATCGTCCAAGGCGAGCGTCCCCGCCGACCCGCTCGACGTCCGCGGAA from Myxococcales bacterium carries:
- a CDS encoding PEGA domain-containing protein; this translates as MADENKSGTDLDIFEGLGKKTATNGAAAPPPPPGAGAKGPEPKKTLLGVAIPAPPPPPPSAAPPPLPPTASAAPPPPPPAASAAPPPPPPVASAAPPPPAASAAPPPPPVPSAGPPPLPSTTPSGSMRAAPMIRPSAPPARKSLPAISVPPKPGSTPPAAAEAKPEKKKKGIDMDWDDEDEATHIFDKDKKEDDEPAPTEVTDKGLPESFPKAGGATLVGMSAQLPPPPPPLKSAPPGGPSAPPPPPPPGGSIRPGTPPPPPVQTHTAPMPMPGPPKPLSAPPPKPPTPSAAPAAAGPSQPPATAPASVPPSAQMTSRAMEQTALVTRAQPEPNRTGMIVGLVAGVALVAGLGVFFLMPRTGAMAVNVTDAKGGAVSRVAVFIDGTQQSCTVAPCIVEKLSAGVHQVKVEADGFEPPAPKAVNVNSGQSSTVDFALVAGGKGGTGFKVAGNQAGVKLFVDDKEIGQIPQEIRDLAPGEHTIKLAGSDRYAPVEKKITVTKGEVQDVALPLKVVKGKATINLGTEGATVLLVSGSDRRKFPSLPVSVDLDPAKPWVLEATKAGFTDYHQSITFEDGQAEKTFTVTLDPKGAATAPAGGTPVTSPGTTAPEKPAAPEKPAAPAAAAGEAFITINSTPVSNVALDGKPLGQTPKVKVPVTPGAHTIMLINTEEGLKKSVSVTVKAGETKPVIVKLRE
- a CDS encoding sigma-54-dependent Fis family transcriptional regulator; protein product: MLGILFRRDGYEVTLAPGFLAGRDAVENAPSPYGMVLADLMMPDGSGLDLVSAARTRSDATEVIVMTAHSTVEQAIEAMRRGAYDFIAKPFSTAELRALVQKAFEKRAIVAENHRLRAQVDRLDRAHEGLLVRSEPMRKIVELVHRIASTKSTVLITGESGTGKERVARALHDASDRAKKPFSVVNCGAIPEQLIESELFGHERGAFTGATSRKLGIFREAEGGTVLLDEVGELPLQMQVKLLRVLQERKVRGVGESQESPVDVRVLAATNRDIEADVRGGTFRQDLYYRLNVLRLEVPALRERREDIAFLAHHFLDRCSREHGKTLRGFSPDALRALDAYGFPGNVRELENIVERAVALSMGSTIGLGDLPREVSGAASAPTPTLVTIPDEGCNIDDVIGELERRLLVQALERTGGVRTAAAKLLGITFRSFRYRLAKYAMDDGDEPQSESIPAAAPISDKAPSGS
- a CDS encoding MBOAT family protein, with protein sequence MLFNSLAFFVFTAVFFAVWPLVCANRRARYVVIASFSLVFYGFWDPRYVLVLVATCAADFSFALAMERYPAHRRLLLVSSLTLNLGTLVAFKYATFLAGLSDRALHSVGVGSTLVATLPAFLRVLPPGISFYTFQSMSYTIDVYRGKLRPTRSFLHFLVFVSMFPQLVAGPIVRATDLLPALEEHRHPTPAERSSALVLVVVGYFKKVVVADHLSATVESVYGGARAGSMLYWLATLMFAFQIYFDFSGYSDIARGLARLMGYEFPLNFDHPYTARSMRELWQRWHISLSTWFRDYVYVPLGGNRRSATRNLWITMLASGIWHGASLTFLVWGAWHALWLSVERWTRWPERAVSSVVGRVVAMPFVFLLTLLGWVFFRASSLTKAVAILSTMLTEVPNVRDLALLPSYAPLVFFGVGVVVEAVSVRVSRRSEPEVPPSYARRFALSVGLAVMIVLCIYFRGPGTAFIYFQF
- a CDS encoding prepilin-type N-terminal cleavage/methylation domain-containing protein encodes the protein MIRSRRYSRGFTLIELMIVVAIVAVLALLGVAGYRRIIRTSHSAEARQMIGAIKIAQEQRRAETGSYASPSPGITGAANFCPTGAGLSQKFAWNPGCLNWSVLPVQSDGPVLFRYASVAGAAGAAPPALNIQGQNVIWPAPTVNDWFVTVAEVDENGDGTFCRLAGSSFTNEIWVENEGD
- a CDS encoding pilin, with amino-acid sequence MKSFLRKKRAGGFTLIELMIVVAIVAILALLAIFGVSKFLATSKTAEATNTIGQVNKLSMQAYEREMATPQLQTAGGPGGSNIHAFCGTSNAVPANAADVKNKKYTPNPGGDYLALVAGTNDNVTGWRCLKHEMGEPQYYRYQYTKGAAPTMGSPAGLPGGASWLAEAEGDLDGDGTLSRFVTGGGLSAQNTPVPFTQIVQENPEE
- a CDS encoding fused MFS/spermidine synthase; protein product: MRFRLSRVGPLLFFSGASALVYQVAWLRELRLVFGASTAASAAVLGVFMGGLGLGGILLGKRADKVPNPLLFYANLEIAVAVAAAVTPLLVWLARTLYLALGGQSTLGMAGATVARLVLGALVLIVPTTLMGGTMPAAARAVSHEGDPGRRSMSALYGINTLGAVVGALAANFVMLEVFGTRLSLWMTCLLNVLVGLVGRMLSRDPVAEPVREAAPARTVVPEAAEAAAPEPEPAAELEAEAPAKDSGESGVSPEKTPPSSARPATTAKDEPSQEVLPASLAWFPVAAAGVVGFAFLLMELVWYRMLAPLLGGSSYTFGLILAVALLGIGVGGAIYGFGKTVPTLRGFALTCGLEALLIAIPYAAGDRIALLALGLRPLRVLGFGGSIASWALVCLVVIFPAAVVSGAQFPLVIGLFGRGGKDLGKHIGVAYLANTVGAIVGSLSGGFGLMPALTAPGCWKLVVALLAGFGMVSLFLSARHEERRGPVYVGGLATSLLAFATFFAEGPTPAWRHSPIGAGRMDPLAANPSANEVERFRHDARSSILWERDGLESTVAAGRKFGTSFIVNGKTDGNSIGDAPTQIMSGLLGSLLHPSPKRALVVGLGTGSTAGWLGKVAGMERVDAVELEPAVIEVARECSPINEKVLENPKVHVILGDAREVLLTSRERYDIVFSEPSNPYRAGVSSLYTQEYYRAAKTALGEQGIFIQWMQGYEVDADALHTVLTTVRSVFGSVELWETMPGDFLVLARSSPVASIDVAAMTDRLAQEPYKTAVKYVWGGASPEVVLSHFVATDDFAKRLVDNHVGFVNKDDLNRLEFSYARTVGEQGTLADETIRLSRALGTDRPAVSAKVRWDRVDASWVLFRMMNDVPAPFPRPLDPSRADEEQGLRKAYAGFLGGPGLEVVRAFQQAKVPEPTYFETLELARAAARSSLDAKVVEVAVGPLDPGTAKLLLAERVARTGDDKSAVALLVEGFGLARASVWVDKRALLQALALAREIVGRSTWAADPLLAALETPFVLHMEDMARHRVAIWLSSRAQNATCAAVSGDPRGFPWEQKALEERVACLTRVGSPALPAAQADLGRFVRQAPTPVGGR